The genomic region AGTGTGCTGAAAAAGACAGACGACTCATCGGCACGGGACATCGTCAACAGCATGGTAAGAATTAAGAGTGATAAAAAAACACGCTGCATTTCTCCTTGCTGGATGagactttaaatgtatttctgtgTCGTTTCGTCCTGAAGGTGGCAGCAGTCGAAGGTTTCATCAACAGCGTGGACTCTCAGATGCGACAGCGGCAAGAGCAGCAGAAGCTGGCCACCATCTCTGCCCGCATCGACTCGTACGAGGCCGTAGAGGGCAGCagtgaggaggtggagaaggtaAGAGATGATTTATGAAGCTCCAGCGATTTCCTCAACTTTCAACTTCAAGTTAGATTCGTCCTCATGCTTTCATCTCTCCGCCGTCAGATCCTTAAGGAGTACAACCGTTTCGACCTGATGGCTCCCATGAGGGGAACATCACCGGAGGAGACCCGACAGCTGCATCTGGAGGGAGCGCTGAGGATGAAAGAAGGCAAAGACAGTCGGGTAGGTCTGAGTCACAGGAGGAGCTCTTCTTATCTCCAGACTCCACATCTGGTTTCTCACGTTTTCGCTTCAAAGTAGTCCCAGGCTGACATAAAACAGCTGACATGTTTAAGTGTTTCTGTCAGACCTGTGATGAGTTTATTTCCTCTGCAGATGGACGTCCACTGTGTCCTCTTCACTGACCTGCTGCTCATAACAAAGCCGGTTAAACGAGTGGAGAAGGTGAAAATCATCCGACAGCCGCTCCTGATTCACAACGTCGTCTGTAAGGAGCTCAAAGACCCCGGTGAGTCATAACAGGAGGACTGTATTCATCTTTGATTGAGTCTTAAGAAAGTTGCATAAAAGGAAGATAAACTTTGTAGACATAAAACTCTTTTTGAATTTATTGAATGAGAAGTAATGctgagtctttgttctgtttgtctctgcaggttCATTCATCCTCATCTACCTCAACGAGTTCAAGAGTGCAGTGGCTGCCTACACTTTCCAAGCCAACAGCGCCTCCCAGGGGCGAAGCTGGATCGATGCAATCTGCAACGTCCAGGTTAGAGACGCAGTTCATTTCTTATTAATGACTTTAAGGTGAATACACTTCAGTGACTGGATCTTGTTGTTGGTAAACCtaacatggattttttttatctctgctgCAGAATCAGCTCCAGAGGCTCCGCTCTGAGGAGGACCTCCGACAGCAGAGCAGTCTGAAGAGGTGCACCggcagggaggaggaagaggaggaggaagacgagaGCAGCAACTCTGCTGCCAGTTCACCGTGTCTGAGGCACAAAGAGCAGCAGAACTCAAGGTACTACAGCGGACAGTAAAGAGTCTCTCATAGAATGAAAATGCATCCgatttaaaatgtgattcaatcattcaaaaatattacataaagccaatgaatataatatatttttatttctttgtacattttaaaaatctacaaTTAAGAGGCCTTGTTTAAAAATAGTAGATTACCCTCTTACACGTTTTCTTTAGCTGTGATTTTTATTATGTCCTGCTCAAAACATTGGCTTAATAGATTTTTATCTGCAGTGGCTTAAAGgaataattcaaacttttttACAAACATACTTATTTTATCATCTTAAATGTTGGAGGAGAGTATCTTGCATCCTCAcggtcatcaatcaatcaataaatcaatcaatctttatttgtatagcaccaaatcacaacaaacattatctcaagacgcttttacaaactcAGCAGGTctagggggtgagataggatcccagtgtgtcagtgcaccagttcccccggcagtctaagcctatagcagcataactaagagctggtccaagcctgagccagctctaactataagctttatcaaaaaggaaagtttcaaGCGTAATCTTAaaggtagagagggtgtctgcctcccagactctgactggtagatgattccaaaggagaggtgcctgataactgaaggctctacctcccatactacttttagagactttaggtacaactgcatgttgggagtgaaTAATCTTCGGTTCTGGAAAAGGAATAGTCAGGAACATAACATCTGGGAAAACCACAACTTCTGGTCTTTACAACTTTGAAAGTAAACTAAAAGATAAGTATATATATTGTCCCTTACTTAAGAACTGGCAGCCTTAAATAATATGCATTTCCACCCAAATTTTGGAACTATTGCTAAGGACAAGTGTTCAAAAAGTTAATCAACATTAATACATTTAGttctgaataaaactgtgaaTGCACTTTAAGCATTTAAGAAAGGATAGAGATGGCATGCACATCCAGAACCTGAAGTACTGGGTGCTGGACAAAGACACAAGTCTGCACACCAGAAGCAGACTTATGCACTTTAGAGACTCCTTCTGCACTGAAGTTCAAGAGGTGTTCAACTCTTTTTTCATCTGAAGCTAAAACAGAAATAGTGAATCCTCTCCGTCTTGGAGTGACATAGTTGTACATTTTAGCGTCATTTGAGCAGAATGTAAAaacttgaagttgtttttgtcaTCTCTGATTAACTGATCAACTCTCTCCTTTCAGCCAATCGGATGGCTCCACTGAGACTCTGTCAGTGATGGACATCGATGAACCTCCCACCCCCAACACGAACACGGAGCAAACCACTAAAACAGACTCTGATGAATCCCCCCCGTCTGAAAGCTCTGAAGTCCAGCAGTCTCACACCTCCAGTCCCCGCAGAGTCCCCTCCAGTGTTTACTCAGAGACGGGGCCTGACGGGGAGGACCTGGACCCCCAGTGTCGCTCCCTCTCCATGGACAGCGCCTACGGGACCCTCTCTCCAGAGTCCCTCCTCAGAGAGCTCCAGCCACAGCGGGGCCAGAGCGAAGGAGAGGaaactgaggaagaggagggagaagacGCAGGACTGGAGGAGGctgaggaagagcaggaggaagaagaggaggaagaggaggatgcagGCTCTCTGGGTTCTCAGGTATCTGTAGTCCAGTCGTCAAAACCTCGCAGGCGGCCTCACGTTCAGCCTCGAGTGCACTGCCTCCAGAGGCTGTCGTCTATGACTCTATCCCGCTCTGAGGACAACCTGCTGCAGCGCCTCTACGGCAGAACCCCGGCCTCCCACAAACACTCACTCAGCGATGAGACCCAGGTCCAATCAGAGGGCAGGGACAAGGACACATCAACTCTTGCACACAGTAAAAGCATGTCCGAGCTCAGTCAGAACTGCCTGGAGCTGTTTACAAGCGACATCGATCAGTCTGACGACAGCCTGAGCGTCAGCCTGCCCTCTGACAAACTGTGTGCCACGCTGAAGAGGGCGGAGGCCAGGCAGGGCCCCAAGGTGGCTGCAGGACCATCTGAGAGCAACACCAGCTCGGACGGGGAGACGGCTCCATCTGGTGGCGTGGAGAGGAAAAGCGAGTCGACAGCAGCTGGTGATTCAGGGGAAACGTCACCAAAGAAGAGGAAGTCACCGGCTCAGCAGCACAAGAAACTAACGCTAGCTCAGCTCTACAGGATACGCACCACTCTGGTCCTCAACTCCACCCTCACTGCATCGTAAGTCAGACCCTCAGTACTTGAGTTTACAACTTTTAGAGGAATAGTTTGAGCACAAAATGATGAGATCTTTGTCATGTCTAGTAGCGAAAACTAGCCTGGCACAGTCAAAAGGAGACTAAATCAACCTACCAGCACCTTTAAAGCTCACTATTTCACATGCTGCTCGTTTATGAAGGACTCCAGAGAGTAACCACACCCAGCCAAGATGCAGCCTAGCATAAAACTTGTGAATTGACTTGCTAATGTCAGAGTTTTAGAGATGCTGTTTGTGGATTTTCTCACCTTTTGACAGAGCAAAGCTAGTTATTTCTATTTCATACTTCACATTAGTGGATGCAGCTACTTTGGTGTCATTAGATGGTTAATGAACACTCGTTTTCAGGCCTAAATAAGCACATAGGATATTACCTTTAGCTTTTTGGAACTTGAAGTAGTTTCTTTTGGATGACATGCTAGGtaatgctgactcagcctaacTTTCAGTCGAATTAGGGCTGGCCTTTAGCcccctagctaacagctacaattgACCCACCTTTCAGTCAAGTCATCCAAACTGTTAATGCTTCATTATGCAACATTTGCATCCTTTATATCACCCAGCATGCAGTGTGTTCAAATTAAGAAATGGGCtatgaacatgtttgtttcagcCCTAAAGATGAGCATAGTAACATGGATGTTAATGGGACTTCCTGGGCCTttgaagccagcctctagtggacactgaaggaactgcagtttccaacacttctgcattagcttcatatTCCAATACCACTTGGCATGACCTGCtttattgtctttattgtcTCAATTTATGAATGAGACACCTACTAGAAATGAAGACCATAAACGTATAGCTAAATGTTTTTACCAAGGTAACCAATCATGTGATAGAGATGCTCTGCGTCTCATTTGGTTTCACATAGTCTTGTTTCTTCTTGCAATCAGTGTGGTTGGCTCTTGGTCTTTACAAAGAATGCTGGTTTAAGCCACTCCCATATTTGTTTCCTTTCTGAACCAATctactaagctaagctaacctctGTAGCCTTGTATTTAGCTAACCATTGGAGAGTGGAAAGAAGTGTATTTCCCACAATGTTCCAATCCTGTTGCATTCATCACTTTGTCATTTACTCTTAGACATGTGTATACTAATGTTTTGTCTCTTCTTCTTGCAGGGAGGTATAATGACCactcctccagctccagctgTTGGTGGAAATAAGgatcaacactttttttttgcttcaaaaGGACTGAATTTGTTGAGACACAGAtgcactctctctcttgctGCCCTCTCCcttctttgttgctttttttggaCACTGATCGAACAACTTCTGCATTTGAACAATAACAATCCTGTTTTTGCTGTTGCATTGGTTtcctgattattattattatttttggggggattggaggggagaggcagagagacacatTAACTGCTTGCACTTTGCAACGGAAGTAGCATTAACCGGGGACGatatctggagctgaaccctgCAACTTCTTCAACTCCAAAAGAGGGACACTAAGACTTGAAAAAAACGCTCTCTTACATGTGGCTAAAAAAAAACGAGAAACACAGCACCTGGGACGTCCTCCTGATATTTGTACTACCCCTGGTTTGCTTAAaggaaagattaaaaaaaattgcacagTTATCTATGTTAAGTAGAAGAAATCACTAAAAGGAGTGAATCTACATTTACAGTCACATTGAATTTGagttaattatttgtttatgtctggtTGTGTacagatgtatgtgtgtgagtgtgtgtgtgtgtgtgtgtgagtatttgAATGAATGACAAACAGTCCTTGATTCCTGACTGAACCAAAACTGATTTACCATCTCCTGTGAGCATGCTAACTCACCCAAAGAGAAGACTTGAGTAGCCGATAGATTCCCAAGAAAAGTGCACCCAAAGACCCGGACAGACTTCCTGATTTACTGTTGAACTAACGCTGTAAGACATGTGGAGCTAATATCAAAATAATGACTGAAAAATAGTTGactatggtttgtttttgatgATTCCCCTGCACTACCTTCACCATGCCACGAGTGTGTTTTCACTCCTGAGGCCTAAATAGATCAAAACCACACGCACAAGTGCATGAgggaaaaacaacacacacacaaaaaagagaagTCCACCTTGCATGTGTTGAACCCTTTGTCCTcttacacatttcatttctggtgtttctttgtGACGGTGACACTAATGAGAGCTTGATCAAAAAGATTTgggttgatattttttactgagTGAATCTGCAGAGCTGCTTTTCCAGGAGAtttaacattcacatttttCAGTTCAGTGATTTCCTCTTCCAACATTGCCCCAACCGAACAGGTTAACTCTGTTTACTTTAGGGTTCTTTTCTTGTTTATGTGTCATATTTATTATGCCTGCTATGTTTTATATATAAGatattgtttatattatttgcttaaatgatttgtaaattctttttttttgttgatgtagTCTTAATAATTTGCCAGGCATGAATGTGCTATGAACCAAAATCATGTGTTTCCTCTTTCAGGAATGACTTTAAAGTGtcttacagaaataaaaaggcTGAAATACTGAAATACAATCCCTCTCCTGATGCTTTTATTCATCCTAATGGAGTGACGTGAGGAGACTTTGAATGAGGAAAGATCCTACTCAACTAGAGTTACTTTGATGTCTTttaagtagaagtaaaaagatTCGTTTGATATTAAGATTTGTTACCTACTCATCTGATTTTCCAAACACACCTGCCCTGATGTattgacatttatttatttggatccCAATTGCAAATTCAACAATCCACACAAATTACATAAGTAAAAACCCAAGGCAAAATTGGATCAACATATGATGACAAAAATAACACACGATAAgcaagatacaaaacaaagaagagcaCAATTCACCTATTATAAACTATACAAGTAATCACTCAAGTGCCTTGAGTAAATTCCTCCAAACCATTAAAACCCAGATATGATAAAAATTAAAGTAACTGTTTCTACATAAAAGTTTATACTTAGACCAAACAATGAAAACTACAGCTACTACTGCAACTACTATTACTacaactactgctgctactacttcaacttcttccactgctactactgctacttCTTCCAGTAGTTCTAATACTGCAACCATTATaactactgctgctactactactaatgcTGCTACTTTAAattctactacttctactgctactactttaACTTCATCTACCACTACTACAGATACTACTACTTATTCTtccactacttctactactacgaCCAATATACTACtgccactactactactattacaactactactacaaccACTTTTAATATATCtactactacaacaacaactactactgctactaattTAGCTTCctctactactaccactactactattactactcctactactacttcttCCACTACTACTACAACACCAACTGtaactactgctactactacttatcttactactactacttccactactactacttatcttactactact from Notolabrus celidotus isolate fNotCel1 chromosome 11, fNotCel1.pri, whole genome shotgun sequence harbors:
- the plekhg5b gene encoding pleckstrin homology domain-containing family G member 5 isoform X2, with the protein product MVPNKWTMNSVLHKSPPRSWLGLRLRINDKPVQEEDWVVCQHPECPERRRASKVCHHPDCQDLNSKSPLHLCESCDSRSHSENTDNMHFDRHPRFDLQPQASILARNVSTRSCPPRTSPPSDLEEEDEGSNDRGERKTGGMKLVKKKPRRRHTDDPSKECFSLKFDLNVDINTEIVPAMKKKTLREVLGPVFERNGIELSRVDLFLDQSNTPLSLNFEAYRFGGHYLKVKARAGDELKVEQGVKDMRSLSLPNMKPSAGQSPYILTPGTEKVEHGSLGRKENIDLLGQARRRKNMTEFLGEANIPSPDTLSQIGGSLPGVGAGPDSWKNRAASRFSGFFSSNAAPFGKEVDRLEQLQSKLHSYTLFGLPKVPRQLSFHQDSWEEEEEETNLALEDSWQMLLDNSETLTRRQFHQQEAIWELLQTEATYIKKLRVITDLFLCGLLNLQESGLLTEVEPAKLFSNIQEIVRLHTSLWNQVMLPVLEKARQARALLDPTDFHNGFKTFGSRFKPYIRYCMEEEGCMEYMRTVLRDNELFRTYVTWGETHKQCNRLKLADMLAKPHQRLTKYPLLLKSVLKKTDDSSARDIVNSMVAAVEGFINSVDSQMRQRQEQQKLATISARIDSYEAVEGSSEEVEKILKEYNRFDLMAPMRGTSPEETRQLHLEGALRMKEGKDSRMDVHCVLFTDLLLITKPVKRVEKVKIIRQPLLIHNVVCKELKDPGSFILIYLNEFKSAVAAYTFQANSASQGRSWIDAICNVQNQLQRLRSEEDLRQQSSLKRCTGREEEEEEEDESSNSAASSPCLRHKEQQNSSQSDGSTETLSVMDIDEPPTPNTNTEQTTKTDSDESPPSESSEVQQSHTSSPRRVPSSVYSETGPDGEDLDPQCRSLSMDSAYGTLSPESLLRELQPQRGQSEGEETEEEEGEDAGLEEAEEEQEEEEEEEEDAGSLGSQVSVVQSSKPRRRPHVQPRVHCLQRLSSMTLSRSEDNLLQRLYGRTPASHKHSLSDETQVQSEGRDKDTSTLAHSKSMSELSQNCLELFTSDIDQSDDSLSVSLPSDKLCATLKRAEARQGPKVAAGPSESNTSSDGETAPSGGVERKSESTAAGDSGETSPKKRKSPAQQHKKLTLAQLYRIRTTLVLNSTLTAS
- the plekhg5b gene encoding pleckstrin homology domain-containing family G member 5 isoform X3, with the translated sequence MLKEAALTGERSSSSMVCHHPDCQDLNSKSPLHLCESCDSRSHSENTDNMHFDRHPRFDLQPQASILARNVSTRSCPPRTSPPSDLEEEDEGSNDRGERKTGGMKLVKKKPRRRHTDDPSKECFSLKFDLNVDINTEIVPAMKKKTLREVLGPVFERNGIELSRVDLFLDQSNTPLSLNFEAYRFGGHYLKVKARAGDELKVEQGVKDMRSLSLPNMKPSAGQSPYILTPGTEKVEHGSLGRKENIDLLGQARRRKNMTEFLGEANIPSPDTLSQIGGSLPGVGAGPDSWKNRAASRFSGFFSSNAAPFGKEVDRLEQLQSKLHSYTLFGLPKVPRQLSFHQDSWEEEEEETNLALEDSWQMLLDNSETLTRRQFHQQEAIWELLQTEATYIKKLRVITDLFLCGLLNLQESGLLTEVEPAKLFSNIQEIVRLHTSLWNQVMLPVLEKARQARALLDPTDFHNGFKTFGSRFKPYIRYCMEEEGCMEYMRTVLRDNELFRTYVTWGETHKQCNRLKLADMLAKPHQRLTKYPLLLKSVLKKTDDSSARDIVNSMVAAVEGFINSVDSQMRQRQEQQKLATISARIDSYEAVEGSSEEVEKILKEYNRFDLMAPMRGTSPEETRQLHLEGALRMKEGKDSRMDVHCVLFTDLLLITKPVKRVEKVKIIRQPLLIHNVVCKELKDPGSFILIYLNEFKSAVAAYTFQANSASQGRSWIDAICNVQNQLQRLRSEEDLRQQSSLKRCTGREEEEEEEDESSNSAASSPCLRHKEQQNSSQSDGSTETLSVMDIDEPPTPNTNTEQTTKTDSDESPPSESSEVQQSHTSSPRRVPSSVYSETGPDGEDLDPQCRSLSMDSAYGTLSPESLLRELQPQRGQSEGEETEEEEGEDAGLEEAEEEQEEEEEEEEDAGSLGSQVSVVQSSKPRRRPHVQPRVHCLQRLSSMTLSRSEDNLLQRLYGRTPASHKHSLSDETQVQSEGRDKDTSTLAHSKSMSELSQNCLELFTSDIDQSDDSLSVSLPSDKLCATLKRAEARQGPKVAAGPSESNTSSDGETAPSGGVERKSESTAAGDSGETSPKKRKSPAQQHKKLTLAQLYRIRTTLVLNSTLTASEV
- the plekhg5b gene encoding pleckstrin homology domain-containing family G member 5 isoform X1, coding for MVPNKWTMNSVLHKSPPRSWLGLRLRINDKPVQEEDWVVCQHPECPERRRASKVCHHPDCQDLNSKSPLHLCESCDSRSHSENTDNMHFDRHPRFDLQPQASILARNVSTRSCPPRTSPPSDLEEEDEGSNDRGERKTGGMKLVKKKPRRRHTDDPSKECFSLKFDLNVDINTEIVPAMKKKTLREVLGPVFERNGIELSRVDLFLDQSNTPLSLNFEAYRFGGHYLKVKARAGDELKVEQGVKDMRSLSLPNMKPSAGQSPYILTPGTEKVEHGSLGRKENIDLLGQARRRKNMTEFLGEANIPSPDTLSQIGGSLPGVGAGPDSWKNRAASRFSGFFSSNAAPFGKEVDRLEQLQSKLHSYTLFGLPKVPRQLSFHQDSWEEEEEETNLALEDSWQMLLDNSETLTRRQFHQQEAIWELLQTEATYIKKLRVITDLFLCGLLNLQESGLLTEVEPAKLFSNIQEIVRLHTSLWNQVMLPVLEKARQARALLDPTDFHNGFKTFGSRFKPYIRYCMEEEGCMEYMRTVLRDNELFRTYVTWGETHKQCNRLKLADMLAKPHQRLTKYPLLLKSVLKKTDDSSARDIVNSMVAAVEGFINSVDSQMRQRQEQQKLATISARIDSYEAVEGSSEEVEKILKEYNRFDLMAPMRGTSPEETRQLHLEGALRMKEGKDSRMDVHCVLFTDLLLITKPVKRVEKVKIIRQPLLIHNVVCKELKDPGSFILIYLNEFKSAVAAYTFQANSASQGRSWIDAICNVQNQLQRLRSEEDLRQQSSLKRCTGREEEEEEEDESSNSAASSPCLRHKEQQNSSQSDGSTETLSVMDIDEPPTPNTNTEQTTKTDSDESPPSESSEVQQSHTSSPRRVPSSVYSETGPDGEDLDPQCRSLSMDSAYGTLSPESLLRELQPQRGQSEGEETEEEEGEDAGLEEAEEEQEEEEEEEEDAGSLGSQVSVVQSSKPRRRPHVQPRVHCLQRLSSMTLSRSEDNLLQRLYGRTPASHKHSLSDETQVQSEGRDKDTSTLAHSKSMSELSQNCLELFTSDIDQSDDSLSVSLPSDKLCATLKRAEARQGPKVAAGPSESNTSSDGETAPSGGVERKSESTAAGDSGETSPKKRKSPAQQHKKLTLAQLYRIRTTLVLNSTLTASEV